A genomic stretch from Vulpes lagopus strain Blue_001 chromosome 11, ASM1834538v1, whole genome shotgun sequence includes:
- the LOC121501741 gene encoding methylsterol monooxygenase 1-like — protein sequence MLNNYTKFQIATWGSLIVHEVLYFLFCLPGFLFQYIPFMKKYKIQKDKPETWENQWRCFKVLLFNHLCIQLPLICGTYYLTEYFNIPYDWERMPRCYMLLARCFGCAVMEDTWHYFLHRLLHHKRIYKYIHKVHHEFQAPFGMEAEYAHPLETLIFGTGFFIGIMLLCDHIILLWAWVTIRLIETMDVHSGYDIPLNPLNLIPFYAGSRHHDFHHTNFIGNYASTFTWWDRIFGTDSQFTAYNEKMKKIEKRFNTYLIKPS from the coding sequence ATGTTGAATAATTATACAAAGTTCCAGATTGCAACATGGGGATCCTTGATAGTTCATGAggttctttatttcttgttctgtttaCCTGGATTTTTGTTTCAATATATACCTTTcatgaaaaagtacaaaattcaaaaggataAACCAGAAACATGGGAAAACCAATGGAGATGTTTTAAAGTACTTCTCTTTAATCACTTGTGTATCCAGCTTCCTTTGATCTGTGGAACTTATTATCTTACAGAGTATTTTAATATACCTTATGATTGGGAAAGAATGCCAAGATGCTATATGCTTTTGGCAAGATGCTTTGGCTGTGCGGTGATGGAGGATACCTGGCACTATTTCCTGCATAGGCTCTTAcatcacaaaagaatatataaatatattcataaagttCATCATGAGTTTCAGGCTCCATTTGGAATGGAAGCTGAATATGCACATCCTTTGGAAACTCTGATTTTTGGAACTGGATTTTTCATTGGAATCATGCTTTTATGTGATCATATCATTCTCCTTTGGGCATGGGTGACCATTCGTTTGATAGAAACTATGGATGTCCATAGTGGCTATGACATTCCTCTGAACCCTTTAAATCTGATCCCTTTCTATGCTGGTTCTCGTCATCATGATTTCCACCACACGAACTTCATCGGAAACTATGCTTCCACATTTACATGGTGGGATAGAATTTTCGGAACAGACTCTCAGTTTACTGCCTAtaatgaaaagatgaagaagattGAGAAAAGATTCAATACATATCTCATTAAACCATCCTGA